Proteins from a single region of Mus pahari chromosome 2, PAHARI_EIJ_v1.1, whole genome shotgun sequence:
- the Fgfr1op2 gene encoding FGFR1 oncogene partner 2 isoform X2, with amino-acid sequence MSCTIEKALADAKALVERLRDHDDAAESLIEQTTALSKRVEAMKQYQEEIQELNEVARHRPRSTLVMGIQQENRQIRELQQENKELRTSLEEHQSALELIMSKYREQMFRLLMASKKDDPGIIMKLKEQHSKELQAHVDQITEMAAVMRKAIEIDEQQGCKEQERIFQLEQENKGLREILQITRESFLNLRKDDASESTSLSALVTNSDLSLRKS; translated from the exons ATGAGCTGCACCATTGAGAAGGCACTTGCTGACGCTAAAGCCCTTGTTGAAAGGTTGAGAGATCATGATGATGCAGCGGAGTCGCTCATCGAGCAGACCACTGCCCTCAGCAAGCGAGTGGAAGCAATGAAGCAG TATCAGGAAGAAATCCAAGAACTTAATGAAGTAGCAAGACATCGGCCACGATCCACACTAGTTATGGGAATCCagcaagaaaacagacaaatcaGAGAATTACAACAAGAGAACAAAG AACTGCGAACATCCTTGGAAGAACACCAGTCTGCCTTGGAACTGATAATGAGCAAGTATCGAGAGCAAATGTTCAGATTGCTAATGGCCAGCAAAAAAGATGACCCAGGTATAATAATGAAGTTAAAAGAGCAACACTCAAAG gaGCTGCAAGCACATGTTGACCAGATCACCGAGATGGCAGCAGTAATGAGAAAAGCTATTGAAATTGACGAGCAGCAGGGCTGCAAGGAACAGGAGCGGATATTTCAACTTGAA caagaaaacaaaggcTTGCGAGAGATCCTTCAGATAACTCGAGAATCGTTTTTGAACCTTCGGAAGGATGATGCGTCAGAGAGTACATCTCTGTCTGCCTTAGTGACTAACAGTGACCTGAGTCTGAGGAAGAGCTGA
- the Fgfr1op2 gene encoding FGFR1 oncogene partner 2 isoform X1, whose translation MSCTIEKALADAKALVERLRDHDDAAESLIEQTTALSKRVEAMKQYQEEIQELNEVARHRPRSTLVMGIQQENRQIRELQQENKELRTSLEEHQSALELIMSKYREQMFRLLMASKKDDPGIIMKLKEQHSKIDMVHRNSCEGFFLDASRHILEAPQHGLERRHLEANQNELQAHVDQITEMAAVMRKAIEIDEQQGCKEQERIFQLEQENKGLREILQITRESFLNLRKDDASESTSLSALVTNSDLSLRKS comes from the exons ATGAGCTGCACCATTGAGAAGGCACTTGCTGACGCTAAAGCCCTTGTTGAAAGGTTGAGAGATCATGATGATGCAGCGGAGTCGCTCATCGAGCAGACCACTGCCCTCAGCAAGCGAGTGGAAGCAATGAAGCAG TATCAGGAAGAAATCCAAGAACTTAATGAAGTAGCAAGACATCGGCCACGATCCACACTAGTTATGGGAATCCagcaagaaaacagacaaatcaGAGAATTACAACAAGAGAACAAAG AACTGCGAACATCCTTGGAAGAACACCAGTCTGCCTTGGAACTGATAATGAGCAAGTATCGAGAGCAAATGTTCAGATTGCTAATGGCCAGCAAAAAAGATGACCCAGGTATAATAATGAAGTTAAAAGAGCAACACTCAAAG ATTGACATGGTACATCGTAACAGCTGCGAAGGATTCTTCCTGGATGCATCTCGGCACATCCTTGAAGCACCTCAGCACGGACTGGAGAGGAGGCACTTGGAAGCAAATCAGAAT gaGCTGCAAGCACATGTTGACCAGATCACCGAGATGGCAGCAGTAATGAGAAAAGCTATTGAAATTGACGAGCAGCAGGGCTGCAAGGAACAGGAGCGGATATTTCAACTTGAA caagaaaacaaaggcTTGCGAGAGATCCTTCAGATAACTCGAGAATCGTTTTTGAACCTTCGGAAGGATGATGCGTCAGAGAGTACATCTCTGTCTGCCTTAGTGACTAACAGTGACCTGAGTCTGAGGAAGAGCTGA